A portion of the Phormidium ambiguum IAM M-71 genome contains these proteins:
- a CDS encoding CHASE2 domain-containing protein, translating into MLSKLKLKQFIWEWRGVLITAPSVTVLVIALRFLGLFQFLEWSAYDQMFHLRPRETRDSRIVIVGISETDLQELKQWPIKDKLLVELLQKIKQQKPRAIGLDIYRDLPVGSEAEHQKLLQLYRTTPNLIGIKKVVGGASGPAINPPPVLKEKGQISANDLPLDTDGKIRRQFLYLHTIESFGLKLALLYLQKEGIAPEPAKINPDYLQLGKAVFVPFEANDGGYVRTDAAGYQVILNFRGGRNNFKIVSLSDVLKNRIPSDLMRDRIVLIGSTAESLNDLLYTPYSSSFMGIPERTSGVEIHAHLTSMILSAALDNRPLIKTLPEWIEWLWILGGATIGAVLTWQWRYRGGVGKFSVKRTASILLIIGGFFLISYLGFLAGWWIPVIPPVIAFIGSASVIISYIARTAGEIRKTFSLYLTDDVVANLLESPDGFQLGGERRKVTILMSDLRGFSSVSEELAPETVVSMLNIYLGEMADVIMKYQGTIDEFIGDAILVLFGAPTQREDDAERAIACALGMQLAMDSVNRKNERLGLPNIEMGIGISTGEVVVGNIGSTKRAKYGVVGHHVNLAARIESYTVGGQILISESTLQEVKSLVQIDGEIQVQPKGSNDLINIYEVGGIGGKHNLYISKEESILVALKIELPIQYTLMDDKRIDGTVYYGSLIKLSENSAEIRTESKLETFKNIKINLINKEPELTVSGDIYAKVLKKSPSGDLNFHVRFTRIPADVTALLEEIYSQNAAGS; encoded by the coding sequence ATGCTCTCTAAGCTAAAGCTGAAACAATTTATTTGGGAATGGCGTGGAGTCTTAATTACAGCACCAAGCGTCACTGTATTAGTAATTGCTTTACGTTTTTTAGGATTGTTTCAATTTTTGGAATGGTCAGCATACGACCAAATGTTTCACTTGCGTCCGCGAGAAACTAGAGATTCCAGAATTGTAATTGTGGGAATTAGCGAAACAGACTTACAAGAATTAAAACAATGGCCAATTAAAGATAAACTTTTGGTTGAATTGTTGCAAAAAATTAAACAACAAAAACCTAGAGCCATAGGTTTAGATATTTATCGGGATTTACCTGTAGGAAGTGAAGCTGAGCATCAAAAATTATTACAGTTATATCGGACTACACCAAATTTAATTGGTATTAAAAAAGTTGTAGGTGGTGCTAGTGGCCCTGCAATAAATCCCCCGCCTGTTTTAAAAGAAAAAGGACAAATAAGTGCTAACGATTTGCCTTTAGATACTGATGGAAAAATTCGCCGACAGTTCTTATATTTACATACAATAGAAAGCTTTGGCTTAAAGTTAGCTTTATTATATTTGCAAAAAGAAGGTATAGCTCCTGAGCCAGCTAAAATTAATCCTGATTATTTACAGTTAGGAAAAGCTGTATTTGTTCCTTTTGAAGCGAATGATGGTGGTTATGTTCGTACTGATGCGGCTGGATATCAGGTAATATTAAACTTTCGTGGGGGAAGAAATAATTTTAAAATTGTTTCGCTCTCAGATGTACTAAAAAATCGGATTCCTAGCGATCTAATGCGCGATCGCATTGTGTTAATCGGCTCCACAGCAGAAAGCTTAAATGACTTATTATATACCCCTTACAGTAGCAGTTTTATGGGGATTCCTGAAAGAACTTCTGGGGTAGAAATTCATGCTCATTTAACCAGTATGATCTTAAGTGCGGCTTTGGATAATCGTCCTTTAATTAAAACTTTACCAGAATGGATAGAATGGTTGTGGATATTAGGTGGTGCTACTATAGGTGCAGTTTTAACTTGGCAATGGCGATATCGGGGAGGAGTAGGCAAATTTTCTGTTAAAAGAACAGCTAGTATATTGTTAATCATCGGTGGATTTTTCTTAATAAGTTATTTAGGGTTTTTAGCAGGTTGGTGGATTCCGGTAATACCGCCAGTAATTGCTTTTATCGGATCGGCTAGCGTAATTATTAGTTATATTGCTCGTACTGCGGGAGAAATTCGTAAAACTTTTAGTCTTTATTTGACGGATGATGTAGTAGCTAATTTATTGGAATCACCAGATGGATTTCAATTGGGGGGAGAACGACGGAAAGTAACAATTTTAATGTCAGATTTACGGGGTTTTTCCTCAGTTTCCGAAGAGTTAGCGCCTGAAACAGTTGTTTCCATGTTAAACATTTATTTGGGGGAAATGGCTGATGTCATAATGAAATATCAGGGAACGATCGATGAGTTTATTGGGGATGCAATTTTGGTGCTGTTTGGTGCACCAACTCAAAGAGAAGATGATGCAGAAAGAGCGATCGCTTGTGCTTTAGGTATGCAGTTAGCTATGGACAGCGTAAATCGAAAAAATGAACGCTTAGGTTTACCCAACATCGAAATGGGTATTGGTATTAGCACAGGTGAAGTAGTAGTAGGAAATATTGGTTCCACAAAACGCGCCAAGTATGGTGTAGTTGGACATCATGTAAACTTAGCCGCTCGGATTGAATCTTATACAGTAGGTGGGCAAATTTTAATTTCTGAATCTACTTTACAAGAAGTCAAATCGCTTGTACAAATAGATGGAGAAATTCAGGTACAACCAAAAGGTTCTAATGATTTAATTAATATTTATGAGGTAGGAGGAATAGGGGGTAAACACAACCTTTACATATCCAAAGAAGAAAGCATTTTAGTTGCTCTCAAAATAGAGTTACCTATCCAATATACATTGATGGATGATAAACGTATTGATGGTACTGTCTATTACGGAAGTTTAATCAAATTATCCGAAAACAGTGCGGAAATTAGGACTGAATCAAAATTAGAGACTTTTAAGAATATTAAAATTAATTTAATCAACAAAGAGCCAGAATTAACAGTTAGTGGAGATATTTATGCTAAAGTTTTAAAGAAAAGTCCTAGTGGAGACTTAAATTTTCACGTTCGATTCACTAGAATTCCCGCCGATGTAACTGCTTTATTGGAAGAAATATATAGTCAAAATGCCGCAGGAAGTTAA
- a CDS encoding DUF928 domain-containing protein, which translates to MSMKNYLTGNTLLVSLGLGLAIALNLVTQVNGQNQQVTKVKNLTWEVSQTYQPPDRSAPSSTAGGASRGGCIESEGVLTSLMPPNNLGLTATGYPTFFWYVPKSSAEALEFKLLDSKNGQVIYQKTLAVPENSGIVSFTLPKTELPTPLEMGKMYHWFLTMQCPPNPNEELPEKSGNVIVDGWVERTELNPNLVNQLENAVPSDRPALYAAAGIWHDSLTTLVELLREKPDDSNLKNQWKKLLDSAGLNVIVEKPMLNCCTSEHN; encoded by the coding sequence ATGAGTATGAAGAATTATCTCACTGGGAATACTTTACTAGTGAGTCTTGGTTTAGGATTAGCGATCGCTCTCAACTTAGTAACACAAGTTAACGGACAAAATCAACAAGTAACCAAGGTCAAAAATTTAACCTGGGAAGTTAGTCAGACTTACCAACCACCAGACAGAAGCGCACCTTCTTCCACAGCAGGAGGCGCTTCGCGGGGAGGCTGTATCGAAAGTGAAGGAGTTCTCACGTCCTTAATGCCACCAAATAACTTAGGATTAACCGCAACAGGGTATCCCACATTCTTTTGGTATGTTCCCAAATCTAGCGCCGAAGCCTTGGAATTTAAACTCCTAGATAGTAAAAATGGTCAAGTAATTTACCAAAAAACTCTGGCGGTTCCTGAAAATTCAGGCATTGTCAGTTTTACTTTACCAAAAACTGAATTGCCTACGCCTTTAGAAATGGGCAAAATGTATCATTGGTTTTTGACAATGCAGTGTCCACCTAACCCAAATGAAGAACTGCCAGAAAAAAGTGGAAATGTTATCGTAGACGGATGGGTGGAGCGAACGGAATTAAACCCTAATTTGGTGAATCAGTTAGAAAATGCGGTACCGAGCGATCGTCCAGCTTTGTATGCAGCAGCAGGTATTTGGCATGACAGTTTAACAACTTTAGTTGAGTTGCTGCGCGAGAAACCTGATGACAGTAACTTAAAAAATCAGTGGAAAAAACTCCTAGATTCTGCCGGATTAAATGTAATAGTAGAAAAGCCAATGCTTAATTGCTGTACTTCCGAACATAACTAG